One window of Plasmodium falciparum 3D7 genome assembly, chromosome: 7 genomic DNA carries:
- a CDS encoding 1-cys peroxiredoxin: MRMRRTILIFTVILIPLTFCFKNALIKHSINIVSKRGNSKNRFSQKVYESKNIDLENDIKENDLIPNVKVMIDVRNMNNISDTDGSPNDFTSIDTHELFNNKKILLISLPGAFTPTCSTKMIPGYEEEYDYFIKENNFDDIYCITNNDIYVLKSWFKSMDIKKIKYISDGNSSFTESMNMLVDKSNFFMGMRPWRFVAIVENNILVKMFQEKDKQHNIQTDPYDISTVNNVKEFLKNNQL; this comes from the exons ATGAGAATGAGAAGAACAATACTAATATTTACTGTTATATTAATACCTCTTactttttgttttaaaaatgCTTTAATTAAGCATTCTATTAATATAGTATCCAAGCGAGGAAACTCGAAGAATCGGTTTTCCCAAAAAGTTTATGAATCCAAAAATATAGATTtggaaaatgatataaaagaaaatgatctTATTCCTAACGTGAAAGTTATg atTGACGTAAGAAATATGAACAACATATCTGATACCGATGGGAGCCCAAACGATTTTACTTCAATAGATACAcatgaattatttaataacaaaaaGATTTTATTAATCAGTTTACCTGGGGCATTTACGCCTACTTGCAGTACAAAAATGATACCAGGATATGAAGAagaatatgattattttataaaagagAATAATTTTGATGACATTTATTGTATTactaataatgatatatatgtattaaagaGTTGGTTTAAAAGTatggatataaaaaaaataaaatatataagtgaTGGTAATAGTTCATTTACAGAAAGTATGAATATGTTAGTAGACAaatctaatttttttatggGAATGAGACCTTGGAGATTTGTTGCTATtgttgaaaataatattttggtTAAAATGTTTCaagaaaaagataaacaACATAATATTCAAACAGACCCATATGATATATCAACTGTCAATAATGTAAAagagtttttaaaaaataatcagttataa